A stretch of the Porifericola rhodea genome encodes the following:
- a CDS encoding glycosyltransferase gives MKILLSAYSCAPDSGSEPGCGWNWAIELAKEGNTVYCLTASNNKSKIEKKMLSLKIRNLHFIYIFLPRWVESTKTLNIFPLSYFHYILWQLYAYRMAVQMHKNIVFDIVHHVTFGSLQLGSFMWKLPIPFVFGPVGGGEKIPAELKKFSTVGFFRESLRKLTSFFIMNVLRNTKAASEASLLLTTSCDTADLAKSLGAENVKLFLDCGISEDFMPKAYSKNKESQEIQVLWVGKFLPQKGLSLVLEVFNNLKEYENIKLTIVGDGPMRPDYENFVRTNNLSEKVSFVGMISYGALKNYYLNYDILIFCPLRNAFGIQLLEAMACGLPVITLDQHGAGTLIPEGVCIKVNPKEDNLILKLKENIVNLAVDKKYRQLLSLRGRNFAEKNTWRKKVEFISNEYEMLLLNKNIRKKHVTSH, from the coding sequence ATGAAGATACTATTGTCAGCATATTCATGTGCGCCTGATTCTGGAAGTGAACCAGGGTGTGGGTGGAACTGGGCCATAGAGTTAGCAAAAGAAGGTAATACAGTCTATTGTTTAACAGCCAGTAACAACAAAAGCAAAATTGAAAAAAAAATGCTTTCGTTGAAAATTAGGAATCTACATTTTATATACATATTTCTCCCTAGGTGGGTGGAGTCAACAAAAACGTTAAATATCTTTCCACTTTCTTACTTTCATTATATCCTTTGGCAGCTATATGCCTATAGAATGGCTGTTCAAATGCACAAAAATATAGTTTTTGATATAGTACATCATGTTACATTTGGATCTTTGCAATTAGGATCATTCATGTGGAAGCTTCCTATTCCTTTTGTCTTTGGCCCAGTAGGGGGAGGGGAAAAGATACCAGCAGAGCTTAAAAAGTTTTCTACAGTTGGATTCTTTAGAGAATCATTAAGAAAGTTAACTAGCTTTTTCATTATGAATGTACTTAGAAATACAAAAGCAGCATCTGAAGCATCCTTATTGTTAACTACTAGCTGTGATACTGCAGACTTAGCAAAAAGTCTTGGTGCAGAAAATGTCAAGCTTTTTTTAGATTGTGGAATATCAGAAGATTTTATGCCTAAAGCCTATTCAAAGAATAAAGAAAGTCAAGAAATTCAGGTCTTGTGGGTGGGGAAATTTTTACCACAAAAAGGCTTATCTTTGGTTTTGGAAGTATTTAATAACCTAAAAGAATATGAAAATATTAAACTTACTATTGTAGGTGATGGTCCTATGAGACCCGACTACGAAAATTTTGTAAGAACGAATAATTTAAGTGAGAAAGTCTCATTTGTAGGGATGATATCATATGGTGCCCTAAAGAACTATTATTTGAATTATGACATACTTATCTTTTGTCCCTTAAGGAATGCTTTTGGTATTCAATTGTTAGAAGCAATGGCATGTGGTCTACCAGTTATTACACTTGATCAGCACGGTGCAGGTACTCTGATTCCAGAAGGAGTTTGTATAAAAGTAAATCCTAAAGAAGATAACTTAATTCTTAAGTTAAAGGAAAACATTGTTAATCTAGCTGTAGATAAAAAGTATAGACAGCTTCTGTCACTGAGGGGTAGAAATTTTGCAGAAAAGAACACATGGAGAAAAAAAGTAGAATTTATATCTAACGAATATGAAATGTTACTTTTAAATAAGAATATAAGAAAGAAACATGTAACATCACATTAG
- a CDS encoding glycosyltransferase family 4 protein has product MKKILVIGQTPPPYHGQALMTERLIKANLPNIKIYFIRLSFSKNISDVGKAGLSKVFHMVEVIVKGLFIRFRYGVKTLYYMPAGPARTPILRDFGILGVLRLFYPAVIFHFRAAGLSNYVDTQNLLIKRIAKYVYNKPKAAIQLSSLNPPDGAYFSAKKIYILPNGLEDEGETRLELRQKNNDNDDIIHILFVGMLSESKGVKVLLEAVNKIKNERIKVHFVGSFSTQSFEKEVQDYCHKNNLDHIVKWEGMLHGEPKWQQFIKADIFCFPTHYESEALPNVVVEAMMFSLPTVVTNWRGIPDIIDDGNTGWLVPPKDANLLALKLSHLIHSPSTRLHFGNAGRERYLKKFKLTRFLSDIEEILSVESQ; this is encoded by the coding sequence ATGAAAAAAATTTTGGTGATTGGTCAAACTCCTCCCCCTTATCATGGACAGGCCCTAATGACAGAGCGACTTATCAAAGCTAACTTACCTAATATTAAGATTTATTTTATCAGACTATCTTTTTCAAAAAACATTAGCGATGTCGGAAAAGCAGGACTCTCAAAGGTATTTCATATGGTCGAGGTTATAGTTAAAGGGCTATTTATAAGATTTAGATACGGAGTAAAGACATTATACTACATGCCTGCTGGCCCAGCGAGAACCCCTATCTTAAGGGATTTTGGGATTTTAGGGGTTCTGCGCCTTTTTTACCCAGCAGTTATATTTCACTTTAGAGCTGCAGGATTATCCAATTATGTAGACACCCAAAATCTACTAATTAAAAGAATTGCTAAATATGTTTACAACAAGCCAAAAGCAGCTATACAACTTTCATCATTGAACCCTCCAGATGGAGCATATTTTTCTGCAAAAAAAATATATATTCTTCCAAATGGCTTAGAAGACGAAGGAGAGACACGTTTAGAGTTAAGACAGAAAAACAATGACAATGACGATATTATTCACATACTTTTTGTGGGTATGCTTAGTGAAAGTAAAGGCGTAAAAGTTTTACTGGAAGCTGTGAATAAAATTAAGAATGAGAGAATAAAAGTCCATTTTGTCGGATCCTTTTCAACTCAAAGCTTTGAGAAAGAAGTTCAAGATTATTGCCACAAAAACAACCTTGATCATATAGTTAAATGGGAAGGGATGCTTCACGGTGAACCTAAATGGCAACAATTCATAAAAGCTGATATTTTTTGTTTTCCAACACACTATGAGTCAGAAGCATTACCAAATGTAGTTGTTGAAGCAATGATGTTTAGTTTGCCAACAGTAGTAACTAATTGGAGAGGTATTCCCGATATTATTGATGATGGCAATACTGGTTGGCTTGTTCCTCCCAAAGATGCTAATTTATTAGCTTTGAAACTATCACACTTAATCCATTCTCCATCTACAAGATTACATTTTGGAAATGCTGGAAGAGAACGTTACTTAAAAAAGTTTAAGCTCACACGCTTTTTGTCCGATATTGAAGAAATACTTAGTGTTGAAAGTCAATAA
- a CDS encoding glycosyltransferase family 2 protein, translating to MKPIKISIVTPSFNQGKFIEDAIKSVKNQNYENFEHIIVDNCSSDETSEILKRYPHLKIISEPDEGQSDALNKGFKLATGGIIGWLNADDFYYPNTFQVVNQQFSNTNADAIYSNVKFINSSGDVIRTLRSHYPVKWLGFFITFIQSTSFFFKKEIIDDGNLIDKDLHLCMDRDFFLRLLYKPYKFKFVNDCFAAFRWHDTNKSISGDHINIGAKEYFYIINKNTGFKLKSTPSNILFYRLIVLTIAKPVRRMLKIAGMFKSN from the coding sequence ATGAAACCTATTAAAATATCCATTGTCACCCCATCTTTTAATCAAGGTAAGTTTATAGAAGATGCTATCAAAAGTGTTAAAAATCAGAATTATGAAAACTTTGAGCATATAATAGTAGATAATTGTTCAAGTGATGAGACCTCTGAAATTCTTAAAAGATACCCTCATCTTAAAATAATCTCAGAACCAGATGAGGGGCAAAGTGATGCTTTAAACAAAGGCTTTAAGTTGGCCACTGGAGGAATAATAGGATGGTTAAATGCTGATGATTTTTATTACCCCAATACTTTTCAGGTTGTAAATCAACAATTTAGTAATACCAATGCCGATGCAATCTATTCTAATGTTAAGTTTATTAATTCTTCAGGTGATGTTATTAGAACACTAAGGTCTCACTATCCAGTAAAATGGTTAGGATTCTTTATAACCTTTATTCAGTCCACCTCATTCTTTTTCAAGAAAGAGATTATTGACGACGGTAATTTGATTGACAAAGATTTACATTTATGTATGGATAGGGACTTCTTTTTAAGGTTGCTGTATAAACCCTATAAATTTAAGTTTGTTAATGATTGTTTTGCAGCTTTTAGATGGCATGACACTAACAAATCCATTTCTGGAGATCATATCAATATAGGGGCAAAGGAATATTTTTACATTATCAATAAGAACACAGGATTTAAACTTAAATCTACACCAAGTAACATACTTTTTTATCGTTTAATAGTATTAACAATAGCTAAACCAGTGCGTAGGATGTTAAAAATAGCTGGAATGTTCAAAAGTAATTAG
- a CDS encoding energy transducer TonB: MIRYNEKILYTTLFDSKTQTFYTKYPGTTTVAWYALDKRHQSKVVEITREKDALETLNVSCDRLIINTGDEDPKETSEFFLHPHLLVQSAYLPFLADTLDYKNYAESLVLAAIVKTNTYDKTDQAIEIFHDDDLPSHLFEIPDQHLLPYGLALKTPPKPRKGYNRWYSKLYSSLRYPPSAAKKGREARVLIMFTITQKGKLEDPTVLNEVDLDFEMHIKKSLSKMLIRWEAGKQDGKAVNSVMVLPIDFVMFP, encoded by the coding sequence GTGATTCGTTATAACGAAAAAATACTGTATACTACCTTATTTGATAGTAAAACTCAGACCTTCTACACTAAATATCCTGGAACTACAACTGTAGCATGGTATGCTTTAGATAAACGTCATCAAAGTAAAGTAGTAGAAATAACCAGAGAAAAAGACGCACTTGAAACTTTAAATGTTTCTTGCGATAGACTGATTATTAACACTGGAGATGAGGACCCTAAAGAGACTTCTGAGTTTTTCCTCCATCCGCATTTACTAGTTCAGTCAGCATACTTACCCTTTCTGGCAGATACACTTGATTATAAAAACTATGCTGAAAGCTTAGTACTCGCTGCTATTGTTAAAACAAATACTTATGATAAGACAGATCAGGCTATAGAAATCTTTCACGATGATGACTTACCATCACACCTTTTTGAAATCCCTGATCAACATTTACTTCCTTATGGATTAGCCCTTAAGACTCCTCCCAAACCTAGAAAAGGATACAACCGATGGTATTCTAAGTTATATTCTTCTTTACGATACCCACCTAGCGCAGCAAAAAAAGGGCGAGAAGCAAGAGTATTAATTATGTTTACAATTACTCAAAAAGGAAAACTGGAGGACCCAACCGTACTAAATGAAGTTGACTTAGATTTTGAAATGCATATAAAAAAGTCATTGAGCAAAATGTTAATCCGATGGGAAGCAGGAAAACAAGACGGAAAAGCTGTTAATTCTGTTATGGTATTACCCATTGACTTCGTTATGTTTCCTTAA
- a CDS encoding acetyl-CoA C-acyltransferase, with translation MEEVYIVSAVRTPIGSFGGSLSALSAIELGAVAIKGALQRAKLEPQQVQEVLMGNVVSANLGQAPARQAAVAAGIPYEVPCTTINKVCSSGMKSVMFAAQSIMLGQQDIIVAGGMESMSNIPYYLPKARFGYKYGGGELVDGLEKDGLFEAYYKFAMGNCADNTAKEMQISREEQDEYAVNSYKRVAAATESGQLGEEIVPVDVPQRKGEPLIIQEDEEYKRVNYEKIPSLRPVFSKEGTVTAANASTINDGASALILMSKKKADELNIKPLAKIRSFADAAQDPLWFTTAPSLAIPKAMKMADISQADVDFFEINEAFSAVAIANTRKLELNPEKVNVFGGAVALGHPLGCSGARIITTLNNVLNQKDGSIGVAGICNGGGGASAIVIERMS, from the coding sequence ATGGAAGAAGTATATATCGTGTCAGCAGTGCGAACACCCATTGGTTCTTTTGGAGGGAGCCTCTCTGCACTAAGTGCAATTGAACTGGGCGCAGTCGCTATCAAAGGAGCTTTACAAAGAGCAAAACTTGAGCCTCAACAGGTACAGGAAGTACTGATGGGAAATGTAGTGTCTGCCAATTTAGGTCAGGCCCCTGCTCGTCAGGCTGCGGTAGCGGCCGGCATACCTTATGAGGTCCCCTGCACTACAATCAATAAAGTATGTTCCTCAGGCATGAAGTCAGTAATGTTTGCTGCACAATCTATTATGCTGGGGCAGCAAGACATTATAGTTGCTGGAGGTATGGAAAGTATGAGCAATATACCCTATTACCTGCCTAAGGCTCGCTTTGGCTATAAGTACGGCGGAGGTGAGCTGGTAGATGGGCTTGAAAAAGATGGCTTGTTTGAAGCTTACTATAAGTTTGCAATGGGTAATTGTGCTGATAATACGGCTAAAGAAATGCAGATAAGTCGTGAAGAGCAGGATGAATATGCTGTTAATTCTTACAAAAGAGTAGCTGCTGCTACAGAGTCCGGTCAACTTGGAGAGGAGATTGTGCCAGTTGATGTGCCACAGAGAAAGGGAGAACCTTTGATAATACAGGAAGATGAAGAATATAAAAGAGTTAACTACGAGAAAATTCCTTCATTACGTCCTGTCTTTTCAAAAGAAGGGACGGTAACTGCCGCCAATGCCTCTACTATTAATGATGGAGCTTCTGCATTGATACTCATGAGTAAAAAGAAGGCAGATGAACTTAACATTAAGCCTCTCGCTAAAATCAGAAGCTTTGCTGATGCAGCCCAAGATCCCCTCTGGTTTACTACCGCACCTTCACTGGCCATACCTAAAGCTATGAAGATGGCAGACATCAGCCAGGCAGATGTAGATTTCTTTGAGATAAACGAAGCTTTTTCTGCCGTTGCCATAGCCAATACCAGAAAGCTGGAGTTGAATCCGGAAAAGGTAAATGTTTTCGGCGGTGCCGTTGCTTTAGGACACCCTCTAGGTTGTTCTGGAGCTAGAATTATCACAACTTTAAACAATGTACTTAATCAAAAAGACGGGAGTATAGGAGTAGCAGGCATATGTAATGGTGGCGGTGGTGCCTCGGCTATCGTCATTGAGCGTATGAGCTAA
- a CDS encoding glycosyltransferase: MNILLSAFACMPNRGSEPGVGWNFACELSKKHNVYLVTRTENRLSIKEWTDKHPHSTANITFFYYDLPSWFGFRDPRSFTIYFFYFFWQVGMFFHAKNWVKDHNIQLIHHLTYGVFRVPSLLVLLNIPFIFGPVGGGEKFPIKLRYGIKLRHHLLDILRDINNTLSTVNPLLWLTYWKSTLIVCKTQETLNRVPNKFHKKCIVSTEMGLNYVSNASHVKSNCKKHGVKLLFTGRLVYWKGLHLVFEAFAEIIKDFPLSELTIIGNGKDKEWLTDKSKSLGLTANIKWVNSIPQNELFELYSTFDMMVFPSMREAGGNVVIEALAYNLPVICLDLGGPSQVVNNKCGRIISTKGKNKSQVIQELYQELHHLIKDKRTINKLKKNTNNYAKRFLINTTVENIYSNDILTKALS; encoded by the coding sequence ATGAATATTCTTTTATCTGCTTTTGCATGCATGCCAAATCGGGGGAGTGAACCTGGAGTAGGGTGGAATTTTGCTTGTGAGTTATCTAAAAAACACAATGTATACTTAGTCACTCGCACTGAAAACAGATTAAGTATCAAAGAGTGGACAGATAAACACCCACACTCTACAGCTAATATTACTTTCTTTTACTATGATTTGCCTTCATGGTTCGGTTTCCGAGATCCTCGCTCCTTTACAATTTATTTTTTCTACTTTTTCTGGCAGGTAGGAATGTTCTTTCATGCTAAAAATTGGGTTAAAGACCACAACATACAACTTATTCATCACTTGACATATGGTGTATTCCGAGTACCCTCTCTATTAGTCCTCTTAAACATTCCTTTTATTTTTGGTCCAGTGGGTGGAGGTGAAAAGTTCCCTATTAAATTAAGATATGGTATTAAGTTGCGTCATCACTTATTAGATATATTACGAGATATAAATAACACCCTTTCAACAGTAAATCCATTATTATGGTTAACATACTGGAAAAGCACCTTGATTGTTTGTAAAACGCAAGAAACTCTAAACAGAGTACCAAATAAGTTTCACAAAAAATGTATCGTTAGTACTGAAATGGGACTTAATTATGTATCTAATGCCTCTCATGTAAAATCAAATTGTAAGAAACATGGGGTCAAATTGCTTTTTACAGGAAGATTAGTTTATTGGAAGGGGCTTCATCTTGTATTTGAAGCCTTTGCTGAAATTATAAAGGATTTTCCCTTATCAGAGCTTACAATAATAGGTAACGGTAAAGATAAAGAATGGCTTACTGATAAGTCAAAAAGCCTTGGTTTAACAGCAAATATAAAATGGGTCAATAGTATTCCTCAAAATGAGTTATTTGAATTGTATTCAACCTTTGATATGATGGTATTTCCTAGCATGAGGGAAGCTGGAGGAAATGTAGTTATTGAGGCTTTAGCATATAATCTCCCAGTAATTTGCTTAGATCTAGGTGGTCCTTCCCAGGTAGTAAATAACAAATGTGGACGCATTATTTCTACTAAAGGAAAAAATAAATCCCAAGTTATACAAGAGCTTTATCAGGAACTACACCATCTCATTAAAGATAAGAGAACTATTAATAAGCTTAAAAAAAATACAAATAATTATGCAAAACGATTTTTAATTAATACAACTGTAGAGAATATCTATAGTAATGATATTCTGACAAAAGCATTGTCCTAA
- a CDS encoding glycosyltransferase family 4 protein translates to MKKNLKVLIISTRDKVGGAAKAAYRLHQSFLSSGIDSYMLVLSKTTTEDRILGPEGIKDTILSKVTPSLNSLYLNYISRKKSRRVFSTTYSLYSISQKIKKIDPDIVNFHWVGDGFFSMNQLKNINYPIFWTLHDMWPFTGGCHYAMECENYQSKCGKCPALSSNKAHDLSSTLFEHKQNSYGKCNITVVALSNWLAECARKSALFNKNDIVVLPNPINTHIYKPLDKTSARKLLNLPVEGRLVLFGAMNQSSPIKGFNKLVEAVGALPKGKLELVILGASQPQEIFEAKHKVHYLGRLVDDISLVAAYSAADVVVVPSIYENLSNVIMESLACGTPVAAFDIGGNSDLITHEENGYLAKPYDTKDLAQGINWIIEKDERRLSLQTNSRNSVLKKYNSKFVAEAYISLFQKKLDLSTLTRFTENETY, encoded by the coding sequence ATGAAAAAGAATCTCAAAGTCTTAATTATAAGTACTCGTGACAAGGTTGGCGGAGCTGCAAAAGCTGCTTATCGGTTGCACCAAAGTTTTTTAAGCAGTGGCATAGATTCCTATATGCTAGTTTTGTCAAAGACTACTACTGAAGATAGGATATTAGGACCCGAAGGAATAAAAGATACAATACTTTCAAAAGTTACACCTAGTTTAAATAGTCTTTATCTTAATTATATAAGTAGAAAAAAAAGCAGAAGAGTTTTTTCTACAACATATTCGTTGTACTCTATTAGCCAAAAAATTAAAAAAATAGATCCAGACATAGTTAATTTTCATTGGGTAGGTGATGGTTTTTTTTCTATGAATCAACTTAAAAATATAAACTATCCAATTTTTTGGACTCTTCACGATATGTGGCCTTTTACGGGAGGATGTCATTATGCTATGGAATGCGAAAATTATCAAAGTAAGTGTGGTAAATGTCCAGCTTTAAGTTCTAATAAAGCTCATGATTTAAGTAGCACTTTGTTTGAGCATAAGCAAAACTCTTATGGAAAATGCAACATAACAGTAGTTGCACTTAGTAATTGGCTAGCAGAATGTGCTAGAAAAAGTGCCCTGTTCAATAAAAATGATATTGTTGTGCTTCCAAACCCAATCAATACGCATATATACAAACCGTTAGATAAAACAAGCGCGCGAAAATTATTAAATTTACCTGTAGAGGGTAGACTTGTGCTCTTTGGAGCTATGAATCAGAGTAGTCCGATAAAAGGTTTTAACAAACTTGTGGAAGCAGTAGGAGCATTGCCAAAAGGCAAACTAGAGCTAGTCATATTGGGTGCTTCTCAACCTCAAGAGATATTTGAAGCAAAACATAAAGTACACTATTTAGGAAGGCTGGTAGATGACATATCGCTTGTTGCAGCTTACTCTGCTGCGGATGTTGTTGTAGTTCCTTCAATTTATGAAAACCTTTCAAATGTTATAATGGAGTCATTAGCCTGCGGTACCCCTGTAGCAGCTTTTGATATTGGAGGAAACAGCGACTTAATTACACATGAAGAAAATGGTTATCTAGCTAAGCCCTATGATACCAAAGATTTAGCACAAGGTATAAATTGGATTATTGAAAAAGATGAAAGGAGACTTTCATTACAAACAAATTCTAGAAATAGTGTACTAAAAAAGTATAACTCGAAATTTGTTGCAGAAGCCTACATTTCACTGTTTCAAAAAAAATTAGACCTAAGTACCCTAACCCGCTTTACCGAAAATGAAACCTATTAA
- a CDS encoding exopolysaccharide biosynthesis polyprenyl glycosylphosphotransferase has translation MKMQSHYHNLKKFQYSTALPLFLMLTDAFVIYCVTKGWYQLDAELSSSFAGTQNIVFVLLSLSWVISGLIASTYQVEHLGTFEKIYYYSANTGLLYAILLFSLKFTQVLPSFSWVYLGLLFLSTGGAVVLGRSIMLHVYRYYRNLPFNKKPCIVIGTNPTAINLYRYFQNNSLPQSFQGFFDDQYPENQKAKDWYLGSLEDVQAYCLEKGIKEIYYTKPNNKIYLNELQDFAEKHFIYLGIVPDLDSDEKRKIDAQLFDDGKIPVISFRNTPLRLIVNAQIKRLFDIVFSFLVLFILSASVFPVIALLIKISSPGPVFFRQLRPGRNNRLFWCYKFRTMKVNNQSETQATKNDTRITRIGAFLRKTSLDELPQFYNVLIGDMSVVGPRPNMQNQLVYYSEHIPEYPIRHTISPGITGYAQVSGYRGETKELYLMQKRVEYDLEYMQNWSLSLDIKIIGLTVWNIIKGEETAY, from the coding sequence ATGAAAATGCAGAGCCACTATCATAACCTTAAAAAGTTTCAGTATTCGACCGCCCTTCCTTTATTTCTAATGTTAACTGATGCTTTCGTTATTTATTGTGTAACTAAAGGTTGGTATCAATTAGATGCTGAATTGTCATCATCGTTTGCGGGGACACAAAACATTGTATTTGTGCTTCTTTCCTTAAGTTGGGTTATTTCAGGTTTGATTGCGTCTACGTATCAGGTAGAACACCTGGGAACGTTTGAAAAAATATATTACTACTCTGCAAATACAGGGCTCCTGTATGCTATTCTGCTGTTTAGTCTAAAGTTTACACAGGTGTTACCCTCTTTTTCGTGGGTATATTTGGGATTGTTATTTCTTAGTACGGGTGGGGCTGTAGTTCTAGGCCGTAGCATTATGCTGCATGTGTATCGCTATTACAGAAATCTACCATTCAATAAAAAGCCATGCATCGTTATTGGTACCAATCCTACAGCAATCAACCTGTATCGTTATTTTCAAAACAATAGTCTTCCCCAAAGTTTTCAAGGTTTTTTTGATGACCAATATCCCGAAAATCAGAAAGCAAAAGACTGGTATCTGGGTAGTCTGGAAGATGTTCAAGCTTATTGTCTGGAAAAAGGAATCAAAGAAATCTACTATACCAAACCTAACAACAAGATTTATTTGAATGAACTTCAGGACTTTGCGGAAAAGCATTTTATCTATTTAGGCATAGTGCCTGATCTTGATAGCGATGAAAAGAGAAAAATTGATGCCCAGCTATTTGATGATGGTAAAATTCCAGTAATCTCTTTTAGAAATACACCGCTAAGGCTTATTGTTAATGCCCAGATTAAGAGACTTTTTGATATCGTATTTTCATTTTTGGTGCTATTTATTCTTTCTGCCAGCGTATTTCCTGTTATAGCGCTATTGATAAAGATAAGTTCGCCAGGGCCAGTGTTCTTTAGACAGTTAAGACCCGGGCGTAACAACCGCTTGTTCTGGTGCTATAAATTCAGAACGATGAAAGTCAACAATCAATCTGAAACTCAGGCTACCAAAAATGATACTCGTATTACACGTATCGGTGCTTTTCTTCGCAAAACCAGTCTGGATGAACTGCCACAGTTTTACAATGTGCTGATTGGAGATATGTCAGTAGTTGGGCCACGCCCAAATATGCAGAATCAGCTTGTCTACTATTCGGAGCATATACCCGAGTACCCAATCCGTCATACAATTTCTCCGGGAATAACAGGCTATGCCCAGGTAAGCGGCTATCGGGGTGAAACAAAAGAACTATATCTGATGCAAAAAAGGGTTGAGTACGATCTGGAATACATGCAAAACTGGAGTTTGAGTCTAGATATTAAAATCATTGGGCTTACTGTTTGGAATATTATTAAAGGCGAAGAAACAGCCTACTAA
- a CDS encoding WecB/TagA/CpsF family glycosyltransferase: protein MIRSSTQEIVPLQKKKLIDCEVSTGSYQQILSKIIELAQAKVSSYVCFANVHMLSEANWNLGFRNIVNQADIVSPDGKPLSVLMRYQYGMPQERACGMDLFPDILQQADEKGLTVFLYGSTDDLLQTIITKAEQQYSNKVIAGAYAPPFRPLSTEEDSEVVRMINNSGADLVFVSLGCPKQETWMYEHKGKINACMLGLGQAFRTYAGVEKRLPKWARDYALEWLYRLTLEPKRLWKRYLIGNSWFVWKSFKSILKYRLQKQ from the coding sequence ATGATCAGAAGTAGTACGCAGGAAATCGTTCCTCTTCAAAAGAAAAAACTTATTGACTGTGAAGTAAGTACTGGCAGCTATCAACAGATATTGTCTAAAATAATAGAACTGGCACAAGCTAAAGTATCATCATATGTCTGTTTTGCCAATGTTCATATGTTGTCAGAGGCAAACTGGAATTTAGGTTTCAGAAACATTGTAAATCAGGCTGATATTGTAAGCCCTGACGGTAAGCCACTATCTGTACTTATGCGCTATCAGTACGGAATGCCTCAAGAAAGAGCTTGCGGAATGGACCTGTTTCCTGATATTCTTCAGCAGGCAGATGAAAAAGGTTTAACGGTCTTCTTATATGGAAGTACTGATGATTTACTTCAAACTATTATAACAAAGGCTGAGCAGCAGTACAGCAACAAAGTAATTGCAGGTGCCTATGCCCCCCCTTTTCGTCCGCTAAGTACGGAAGAGGATAGTGAAGTTGTACGTATGATCAATAACTCTGGGGCGGATCTGGTTTTCGTTTCTTTGGGATGTCCAAAGCAGGAGACCTGGATGTATGAGCATAAAGGTAAAATTAATGCTTGCATGTTAGGATTAGGACAGGCATTTAGAACATATGCTGGTGTAGAAAAAAGATTGCCAAAATGGGCAAGAGACTATGCTTTAGAGTGGTTGTATAGGCTTACTTTAGAGCCTAAAAGATTATGGAAAAGATACCTGATTGGTAATAGTTGGTTTGTTTGGAAGTCTTTTAAAAGCATTCTGAAATACAGGTTGCAAAAACAGTAG
- a CDS encoding vWA domain-containing protein yields MEWYHQFGKTEYVFISLFLLGYVLYITRMIKISRILKTSFPAIVAKVLLRTLYFLLFMVALLGPLMGNATKEIQAVGKDIFVAVDLSQSMNATDIQPSRLEKLKFELRDLVKSFSSDRIGLIIFSSEAFVQCPLTYDQSALNLFIETLNTGLVPNSGTDFAPPLRMALSKLKGDESVPSQQKSKVIILISDGEDFGDETSEVAQEIKNAGIKLFTLGVGTNEGSQILMRGIPKTDQEGNVVVTKLESGSLQQLADETGGKYFEINNRRDDSSRLINAISQIEGELRDSRQVDTSSNKYIYFLVAGAILFAIDHLFKFKTVKI; encoded by the coding sequence ATGGAGTGGTATCATCAATTTGGAAAAACAGAGTATGTATTCATTAGCCTCTTTCTGTTAGGCTATGTGTTGTACATCACGCGTATGATCAAAATTAGCCGCATACTAAAGACGAGCTTCCCGGCTATAGTTGCTAAGGTACTATTACGTACTCTTTATTTTCTGCTTTTTATGGTGGCTCTTTTGGGACCTCTTATGGGTAATGCGACTAAAGAGATACAGGCAGTAGGTAAAGATATATTTGTGGCGGTAGATTTGTCTCAATCCATGAATGCTACAGATATACAGCCCAGTAGGTTAGAGAAGCTAAAGTTTGAGCTTCGTGATCTGGTGAAATCATTTAGTTCTGATAGAATAGGACTTATTATCTTTTCTTCTGAAGCTTTCGTTCAATGCCCTCTTACTTATGATCAGAGTGCATTAAACTTGTTTATTGAAACACTGAACACCGGATTGGTACCTAATAGCGGAACTGATTTTGCCCCACCTTTACGTATGGCTTTATCTAAGCTGAAGGGGGATGAAAGTGTTCCCTCTCAACAAAAATCTAAAGTCATTATCTTGATTAGCGATGGCGAAGATTTTGGCGATGAAACTTCCGAGGTGGCCCAGGAAATTAAAAATGCAGGTATTAAACTTTTTACTTTAGGAGTAGGTACTAATGAAGGGAGTCAGATTTTGATGAGGGGTATACCTAAAACAGACCAGGAAGGCAATGTGGTAGTAACTAAGTTGGAAAGTGGGTCTCTACAGCAGTTGGCTGATGAAACTGGAGGTAAATACTTTGAAATTAATAACCGAAGAGATGATTCATCACGGCTAATTAATGCAATCAGCCAGATAGAAGGAGAGCTGAGAGATTCACGTCAGGTAGACACCTCATCCAACAAATACATCTATTTTTTAGTAGCAGGGGCTATACTATTCGCTATTGATCATTTGTTTAAATTTAAAACAGTAAAAATATGA